One region of Trichoplusia ni isolate ovarian cell line Hi5 chromosome 15 unlocalized genomic scaffold, tn1 tig00002991_group14, whole genome shotgun sequence genomic DNA includes:
- the LOC113506442 gene encoding LOW QUALITY PROTEIN: lysosomal thioesterase PPT2 homolog (The sequence of the model RefSeq protein was modified relative to this genomic sequence to represent the inferred CDS: inserted 3 bases in 3 codons): MALKIVLLALTLFLVPILTYKPVVLIHGVMTGAASMEMIKXRIEEKHPGTIVYNVNRFESWSSLETMWHQVLEIGMDVANISASHPEGINLIGYSQGGLIARGIVETFPNVSVSTFISLSSPQAGQYGAGFLHLVFPXLVKDTVYELFYSRVGQHTSVXNYWNDPYHQTLYETYSVYLPYINNHITSAKSDDFKNNFLKLKRLVLIGGPDDNVITPWQSSQFGYYDANETVIEMKGQNIYQEDRIGLRALDLSGRLHLVTVPGVNHFSWHMNVSVVDDYLLPFLD; the protein is encoded by the exons ATGGCTCTAAAAATCGTATTACTAGcgcttacattatttttagttccTATTTTAACGTATAAGCCAGTTGTATTAATTCATGGTGTTATGACGGGAGCCGCTAGCATGGAAATGATAA TTCGAATAGAAGAG AAACATCCAGGCACAATAGTATACAATGTGAACCGGTTTGAAAGCTGGTCCAGTCTGGAAACCATGTGGCACCAGGTGTTGGAGATCGGTATGGATGTGGCGAACATTTCCGCCAGCCATCCTGAAGGAATCAATCTTAtag GATATTCCCAAGGAGGATTGATAGCGCGGGGTATAGTGGAGACATTCCCTAATGTGTCTGTTAGCACATTTATATCTCTCAGCTCACCACAGGCCGGACAATACGGAG CCGGCTTCTTGCACCTAGTATTCC GTCTCGTCAAAGACACGGTTTACGAGCTGTTCTACTCGCGAGTGGGTCAGCACACGTCCG GTAACTACTGGAACGATCCCTACCATCAGACTCTGTATGAGACTTATAGTGTCTACCTACCGTACATCAATAATCATATTAC TTCGGCGAAATCAGATGACTTTAAGAATAACTTCTTGAAACTGAAGAGGCTTGTGCTGATCGGCGGCCCAGATGATAACGTTATCACGCCATGGCAGAGCAG TCAATTCGGCTACTACGACGCCAACGAGACAGTCATAGAGATGAAAGGCCAGAACATATACCAGGAGGACCGCATCGGGCTGCGCGCGCTCGACCTCAGCGGGCGGCTGCACCTCGTCACTGTGCCCGGCGTCAACCACTTCAGCTGGCACATGAACGTTAGTGTCGTAGACGATTATTTGTTACCTTTCTTAGATTAA